From Manduca sexta isolate Smith_Timp_Sample1 unplaced genomic scaffold, JHU_Msex_v1.0 HiC_scaffold_2522, whole genome shotgun sequence:
tgattaataaatacaaatacgaaaaatgtatttacctTCTTAATGGCGACTGACTGCTTTGTTTCTTAAGTTTACTCCATGTGGTTAATCCTAAATCACTTCTAGCCATAGATGTTGTTAACTTATTTGTAATCTTCTTACATCTttctaataattctaaattcCTGCGCGTTCTTTCATCGTTATCTAAAGTTACGTTTTCTTCTTCCTTACCCAATTTGTCTGAAAACATACTGGGTATTTAGTGTGGTTATTATGAGTAATTAATTCAACATGAATCATGGCTAAGATAAACATATGATTACACATTAGTTGGAAAGTATTATTCAGCGTATCGTACCATGTTTTTGATTGACGGCTGGTTCGGCGCACTCACTATCCTCAGAGTAAGTGGTGAGGCTGCCCTCGAAGGCGATCGTGTAGTTGTCCTTGTTGGCCTGGCAGGTTAGGATGAGGTCCTGCTCGGTGGGCAGCTCGCAGTCGAGACTGTCCACGCTGAAGTGGACGCCGTGTCCGCCCTCCTTCACCGGGGAGAACAACAGCTCCGACTTGCATATCGACATTGTGTTGATCGAACCGACGGATTCTTCACCCTGTTTGTATGATTCTAGTCAATTTCATTCTACCAGTTAACAAGGAATTATGTTTCATCGGTGTCTCTTGTTTAgagtgtaaaattatttgttcaaaattctGAGATCACCTACGCAGCGAAGCGGACGTTGTTATTGAGCCAAATTTCAGCTTGTTTTCGACAAGTGTTccttaatcatttatattaccTACTCGCCGAGCAGACATTTGTTTTACTGAAATGATCGATAATCCAAATCTActgattcattcatttatttctaGTGAACAGTTTAAATAccatattaaattttctttacagTTGCcgccatttattataatagactaGGGCGTGAGGTGTTTTTAAAGTCTAGATAATGTGAGGTGTCAGTTTTTATGCTTTTCACCATAAATTGGGTCTGATTGAAATCATTGTAACCGAATGACTACCACAACGTCAGGGCTACTAAATGTACAATAAGCCCTTTGACTAATCGAAACGAACGAGCACAAAGTACCAAACGTAATAATAACAAGTGAACGTTCTCGGAACATTTCGAAACCTGGGCGCGTGCTAGTTCAAACATAAACATTTACGTCTGTTGTAAGTTTGGATGCGGATGCAAGTCTCGTCTAAAAATAAGGGCCTGCAGCTTTCATTTGCAATGAACGcccaaatattttacaaatattcaatttatatcgGCTATTTTATTAGGCTATTCTGATtgataataatagttattgagATTCCAATATAGCATTAACAATAAAAGGAGGCAATAGGCAagtcatacaaagaaataaacattgttctGAACCAATAAAATAGATTCTAACGCCTAGTGCAGGACATTGGGTTGACAAACAATATGGCCGCCCGGGCGGGCGTTATCAAATTTAATTCCTTTTCCTGCTAAATGAGGTCACAAATCAAACAGCGACTCATAGCTCGCCATATGTTTCATTGTAACAACATTATTGCCAACACAACAAAAAGTTTATATGCATGTAATATTCATCATAAGTACACAAAATAATGATTGGGTGCGCGGGTAGTTCGACTAAATCAGATTACAAatcttaaatctaaataatgttctaaataaagtaataaaacaaacccTATAGGTTAGCTATAATGtgttaataatatctataaataaagcagttagtttaaaaataataaataagataataaaatgataagtgTAATTGCAGAGTTTATATGATTTCACTAAGATT
This genomic window contains:
- the LOC119192251 gene encoding uncharacterized protein LOC119192251 — its product is MESFRTEDIHALLMTANLPHDAIIDDRTHDGEESVGSINTMSICKSELLFSPVKEGGHGVHFSVDSLDCELPTEQDLILTCQANKDNYTIAFEGSLTTYSEDSECAEPAVNQKHDKLGKEEENVTLDNDERTRRNLELLERCKKITNKLTTSMARSDLGLTTWSKLKKQSSQSPLR